In Salmo salar chromosome ssa03, Ssal_v3.1, whole genome shotgun sequence, a single genomic region encodes these proteins:
- the LOC123741874 gene encoding zinc finger protein 391-like has translation MSSLNYSPPVKEEEVCWTEKEALGLNIVVKEEKEEEDVTVKQEVEGEAVTVKEEEKDVSVKEEDAFRVKEEEDVTVKEEEEVKEEDVVFEVKEGKQGERTVILTEESGDLITTREGPDSHSDSRETPLGEPDPETPKPARQHHCSQCGKRFKWLRNLKVHERTHTGENPYECSHCGKSFTKLGNLKEHERTHTREKSFQCSQCGKRFTQLRYLKQHEEIHTEDRKTYHCSQCGKIFTGLGNLKIHMRRHSGEKPYHCSHCVKSFTQLGSLKPHERGHTGEKPYHCSHCGRNFRWYASLKEHERIHTGEKPYHCSNCENSFTHRGSLKAHERIHSGEKPYKCPRCEKSFTRQVEGEAVTVKEEEKDAFRVKDEEEDAVLEWRMK, from the exons atgagctccctaaactactcccctcctgttaaagaagaggaggtctgctggacggagaaagaagctctggggctgaacattgtcgtgaaagaggagaaggaagaggaggatgtcacagtaaaacaagaagtagagggtgaggctgttaccgtgaaagaagaagagaaagacgtttcagtgaaagaagaagatgcgttcagagtgaaagaggaggaggatgttacagtaaaagaagaggaagaggtgaaagaggaggatgtagTTTTTGAAGTGAAGGaggggaaacagggagagagaactgtcatattgacagaggagtcaggagatctgattaccacca GAGAGGGACcagactctcactctgacagcAGGGAGACTCCTTTAggggaaccagacccagagacgcccaaaccagcgagacaacaccactgttcccagtgtggaaagcgtTTTAAGTGGTTAAGGAACCTGAAAGTACATGAGAGAACGCATACAGGAGAAAACCCTTACGaatgctcccactgtggaaagagttttaccaagttagggaacctaaaagagcatgagaggacacacacaagagaaaagagtttccaatgttcccagtgtggaaagaggttTACCCAGTTACGGTACCTGAAACAACATGAAGAAATACACACAGAAGATAGGAAGACctaccactgctctcagtgtggaaagatatTTACTGGGTTAGGGAACCTGAAAATACATATGAGAAGACACTCTGGAGAGAAGCCGtaccactgttcccactgtgtaaagagttttactcagttagggagcctgaaacCACATGAGAGgggacacactggagagaagccttatcactgttcccactgtggaagGAATTTTAGGTGGTATGCGAGCCTGAaggagcatgagagaatacacacaggagaaaagccttaccactgttccaattgtgaaaatagttttacccATCGAGGGAGCCTGAAagcgcatgagagaatacactcaggagaaaagccttacaaaTGTCCCCGATGTGAAAAGAGTTTTACCCG ACAAGTAgaaggtgaggctgttaccgtgaaagaagaagagaaagacgcttTCAGAGTGAAAGACGAGGAGGAAGATGCcgttttggagtggaggatgaagtga